In Cicer arietinum cultivar CDC Frontier isolate Library 1 chromosome 1, Cicar.CDCFrontier_v2.0, whole genome shotgun sequence, one DNA window encodes the following:
- the LOC101498870 gene encoding ABC transporter B family member 9-like, with amino-acid sequence MSQNTTEVDDHGSDIKTNQKVPFYKLFTFADSLDVMLMIIGTISALANGMTQPIMTLILGKIINTFGSSDPHHIVKEVAKVSLLFVYLAIGTGIASFLQVACSMVTGERQAARIRSLYLKTILKQDIAFFDTETTTGEVIGRMSGDTILIQDAMGEKVGKFIQLAATFFGGFVIAFVKGWRLAVVLLACIPCVVIVGGFMSMLMAKMSIQGQAAYTEAGNVVDQTVGAIRTVASFTGEKKAIEKYNSKLKIAYKTLVQQGIVSGLGMGVLSLIVFSTYGLAMWYGSKLVLERGYNGGTVMTVIIALMTGGMSLGQTSPCLDAFAAGQAAAYKMFETIKRKPKIDAYDTSGVVLEDMKGDIELKDVYFRYPARLDVQIFAGFSLFVPSGTTTALVGQSGSGKSTVISLLERFYDPDAGEVLIDGVNLKSLQLKWIREQIGLVSQEPILFTTTIRENIAYGKEGATDEEITTAITLANAKKFIDKLPQGLDTKAGQNGTQLSGGQKQRIAIARAILKNPRILLLDEATSALDAESERIVQEALEKVMFKRTTVVVAHRLTTIRNADTIAVVHQGKIVEKGAHDELIKDEGGAYSQLIRLQEGEKEAKVNQNSEADKSSHILNSNMARSSNQRISFVKSISQRSSGIHSLSRRFSFPHLSGVQTEEPNIEEGELDNKKKLKNVSIRRLVKLNKPEVPVLILGSIAAIVNGVVFPIFGLVFSSAITMFYKPPEQQRKEARLWSLLYVGLGLLTLVVLPLQNYFFGVAGGKLVERIRSLTFAKVVHQEISWFDDPANSSGAVGARLSTDASMVKSLVGDTLALIVQNISTITAGLVLAFTANWILAFIVLAVSPVVLIQGILQMKFLEGFSGDAKVMYEEASQVANDAVSSIRTVASFCAESKVMAIYRKKCTAPEKQGVRLGLVSGIGFGLSFAALHCMGAFCFYIGSVLVQHGKATFPEVFKVFFSLTITAVGISQSSTLAPDTNKAKDSTASIFEILDSNPTIDSSCNEGVTLETVTGDIELQHVSFNYPTRPHIQIFKDLCLTISAGKTVALVGESGSGKSTVISLLERFYNPDSGCVLLDGVDIKTFRLSWLRQQMGLVGQEPILFNESIRANIAYGKEGGASEDEIIAAAQAANAHSFISSLPNGYETSVGERGTQLSGGQKQRIAIARAMLKNPKILLLDEATSALDAESERIVQEALDRVSVNRTTVVVAHRLTTIRGADTIAVIKNGVVAEKGRHDVLMEITDGVYASLVALHSSAS; translated from the exons ATGTCACAAAATACTACTGAGGTTGATGATCATGGAAGTGATATCAAAACCAACCAAAAGGTTCCATTTTACAAGCTTTTCACATTTGCTGATAGCCTTGATGTTATGTTGATGATCATTGGAACTATTTCTGCTCTTGCTAATGGAATGACACAGCCTATAATGACTCTCATTCTTGGAAAGATTATCAACACCTTTGGCTCATCAGATCCACACCACATTGTTAAGGAAGTTGCTaag GTTTCATTATTGTTTGTTTACCTGGCTATTGGGACTGGAATAGCTTCATTCCTAC AGGTAGCATGTTCGATGGTGACAGGAGAAAGACAAGCTGCAAGGATTCGTAGCTTGTACTTGAAAACAATATTAAAGCAAGATATTGCATTCTTTGACACTGAAACAACTACAGGAGAAGTAATAGGGAGAATGTCTGGTGACACAATTCTCATTCAAGATGCCATGGGAGAAAAG GTTGGGAAGTTCATTCAACTTGCTGCAACATTTTTTGGTGGTTTTGTGATTGCCTTTGTAAAAGGATGGAGACTAGCTGTGGTTTTGCTTGCATGTATACCTTGTGTTGTCATTGTTGGTGGATTCATGTCTATGTTGATGGCTAAAATGTCGATTCAGGGACAAGCTGCTTATACAGAAGCAGGAAATGTTGTTGATCAAACAGTTGGAGCCATCAGAACA GTTGCCTCTTTTACTGGGGAGAAAAAAGCAATAGAAAAGTACAATAGCAAGTTAAAAATTGCTTATAAGACATTGGTTCAACAAGGGATTGTCTCAGGGTTAGGAATGGGGGTACTATCATTGATAGTCTTTAGTACCTATGGACTTGCAATGTGGTATGGTTCCAAATTGGTCCTTGAGAGAGGATATAACGGTGGAACTGTCATGACTGTAATCATAGCTCTTATGACTGGTGGAAT GTCATTGGGTCAGACATCCCCATGTTTAGATGCATTTGCTGCAGGCCAAGCAGCAGCATATAAAATGTTTGAGACAATTAAAAGAAAGCCTAAAATTGATGCATATGACACAAGTGGTGTTGTCTTGGAAGACATGAAGGGAGATATTGAACTCAAAGATGTTTACTTTAGATACCCTGCAAGGCTAGATGTGCAGATCTTTGCTGGATTCTCACTGTTTGTTCCAAGTGGCACAACTACTGCCTTGGTGGGTCAAAGTGGAAGTGGGAAGTCCACTGTAATCAGTTTATTGGAAAGATTTTATGATCCTGATGCTGGAGAAGTACTTATAGATGGTGTGAATTTGAAGAGCTTGCAACTTAAATGGATAAGAGAACAGATTGGGTTGGTTAGTCAAGAGCCTATCTTGTTTACTACTACAATCAGAGAGAACATAGCATATGGAAAAGAAGGTGCAACTGATGAGGAGATAACAACAGCAATAACACTTGCCAATGCCAAAAAGTTCATTGACAAGTTGCCTCAG GGTCTTGACACAAAGGCAGGGCAAAATGGAACTCAACTTTCTGGTGGACAAAAGCAAAGAATTGCAATTGCAAGAGCAATATTGAAGAACCCAAGAATCCTTCTTCTTGATGAAGCAACAAGTGCATTGGATGCTGAATCTGAACGTATTGTTCAAGAAGCTTTAGAAAAAGTGATGTTTAAAAGGACTACCGTGGTTGTTGCGCATCGTTTAACAACTATTAGAAATGCTGACACCATAGCAGTGGTTCATCAGGGCAAAATCGTGGAGAAAG GAGCTCATGATGAGTTAATCAAGGATGAAGGCGGTGCTTATTCTCAGCTTATTCGTCTACAAGAAGGAGAAAAAGAAGCTAAAGTCAACCAAAACTCCGAAGCAGATAAGTCAAGTCACATTTTAAATAGTAACATGGCTAGATCTTCCAACCAGAGAATTTCCTTTGTGAAATCCATAAGCCAAAGATCATCAGGGATACATTCCCTGTCACGTAGATTTTCCTTTCCTCATCTGAGTGGTGTACAAACAGAAGAACCAAATATTGAAGAAGGTGAGCTTGATAATAAGAAGAAACTCAAAAATGTTTCTATAAGACGTTTGGTCAAGTTGAACAAACCTGAGGTTCCTGTCTTAATACTTGGATCCATTGCTGCAATAGTGAACGGAGTAGTGTTCCCTATATTTGGCCTAGTGTTTTCATCAGCCATTACTATGTTTTATAAACCTCCAGAACAACAAAGGAAAGAGGCTAGGCTCTGGTCACTTCTATATGTGGGTTTAGGTTTGCTTACTCTGGTGGTCTTACCACTTCAGAATTACTTCTTTGGGGTTGCTGGTGGAAAACTTGTAGAAAGAATTCGTTCATTGACATTTGCAAAGGTTGTGCACCAAGAAATTAGTTGGTTTGATGACCCTGCAAATTCAAG TGGTGCAGTTGGTGCAAGATTATCTACAGACGCTTCGATGGTTAAAAGTCTTGTTGGTGACACATTGGCCCTCATtgttcaaaacatatcaacaatcACAGCTGGTTTAGTTCTAGCATTCACTGCTAACTGGATTCTAGCTTTTATAGTTTTGGCTGTGTCACCGGTGGTCCTTATTCAAGGAATTCTTCAGATGAAGTTTCTTGAAGGATTCAGTGGAGATGCCAAG GTGATGTATGAAGAGGCAAGTCAGGTGGCAAATGACGCTGTTAGTAGCATCAGAACAGTTGCATCATTTTGTGCAGAATCAAAGGTGATGGCTATATATAGGAAGAAATGTACAGCGCCAGAAAAACAAGGTGTTCGTTTGGGGCTTGTTAGCGGTATAGGATTTGGTTTATCTTTTGCGGCTCTACATTGCATGGGTGCTTTCTGTTTCTACATAGGATCTGTTCTAGTGCAACATGGGAAAGCAACTTTTCCAGAGGTTTTCAAG GTTTTCTTTAGTTTAACAATAACAGCAGTAGGCATTTCCCAGTCTAGTACCTTGGCACCAGACACTAACAAGGCCAAAGATTCCACAGCTTCAATATTTGAAATTCTTGACAGTAACCCTACTATTGACTCTAGTTGCAATGAAGGCGTAACATTAGAAACAGTTACAGGCGATATTGAACTTCAACATGTCAGCTTCAATTACCCAACAAGGCCTCATATTCAAATTTTCAAAGATTTATGCCTAACCATATCTGCTGGAAAG aCTGTTGCCTTGGTTGGAGAAAGTGGAAGCGGAAAATCAACAGTTATAAGCCTCTTAGAGAGATTTTATAACCCAGATTCTGGATGTGTATTACTAGATGGAGTGGATATCAAAACTTTCAGATTAAGCTGGTTGAGGCAACAAATGGGTTTAGTTGGTCAAGAGCCTATTCTTTTCAACGAAAGCATTCGTGCCAACATAGCTTATGGCAAAGAAGGAGGTGCTTCAGAGGATGAAATCATTGCAGCAGCCCAAGCAGCCAATGCACACAGCTTTATAAGTTCTCTTCCAAATGGTTATGAAACATCTGTTGGAGAAAGAGGCACACAACTATCCGGAGGACAAAAGCAGCGTATAGCTATTGCAAGAGCCATGCTGAAAAATCCAAAAATACTTTTGCTTGATGAGGCAACAAGTGCACTTGATGCCGAGTCGGAGCGTATAGTTCAAGAGGCACTAGACAGAGTGAGTGTGAACAGAACAACTGTCGTGGTGGCTCACCGTCTTACAACAATTCGAGGGGCTGATACTATAGCAGTAATTAAAAATGGTGTGGTTGCTGAAAAGGGAAGACATGATGTGTTGATGGAGATTACTGACGGGGTTTACGCTTCATTAGTAGCTCTTCATTCAAGTGCATCATAG